A genomic stretch from Rhabdothermincola salaria includes:
- a CDS encoding sigma-70 family RNA polymerase sigma factor, whose product MGLDADDLTEHLDTIYRYALGVTRDPDLAADVAQDTVVRALERGGQYRSDAPLAHWLIRIAHNLIIDRARRADREVLVEVVEQDWRDDSYTVDAAAVVERAATRAELLDALARVPFIYRSAVLLHDVEGLRVIDIAEITGVSLPAAKQRLRRGRMALVSALAAGHQRRLALEGVPMPCWDARQHVSDYLDGDLDADTATLVATHLAVCPTCPPLYAALVGVNGELGRLRDPDSVIAPAVEARIRAAVTASGSGGPAG is encoded by the coding sequence ATGGGGCTCGACGCCGACGACCTGACCGAGCATCTCGACACGATCTACCGCTATGCCTTGGGTGTCACGCGAGACCCCGACCTCGCCGCGGACGTGGCCCAGGACACCGTCGTGCGGGCGCTCGAGCGCGGCGGTCAGTATCGAAGCGACGCCCCGTTGGCCCACTGGTTGATCCGCATCGCCCACAACCTGATCATCGATCGGGCCCGCCGGGCGGACCGAGAGGTCCTCGTCGAGGTCGTGGAACAGGACTGGCGCGACGACTCCTACACCGTCGACGCGGCCGCCGTCGTCGAACGGGCGGCGACCCGAGCCGAGCTCCTCGATGCCTTGGCTCGGGTCCCGTTCATCTACCGCTCGGCTGTTCTGCTGCACGACGTGGAAGGACTCCGCGTCATCGACATCGCGGAGATCACCGGCGTCTCGCTGCCGGCCGCCAAGCAGCGACTGCGGCGAGGCCGGATGGCGCTCGTCAGCGCGCTCGCCGCCGGTCACCAGCGTCGCCTGGCCCTCGAAGGAGTACCCATGCCGTGCTGGGACGCCCGACAGCACGTGAGCGACTACCTCGACGGCGACCTCGACGCGGATACCGCCACGCTGGTCGCCACCCACCTCGCCGTCTGCCCGACCTGCCCGCCCCTCTACGCCGCACTCGTCGGGGTGAACGGCGAGCTCGGTCGCCTCCGCGACCCCGATTCCGTCATCGCCCCCGCCGTCGAGGCCCGCATCCGAGCCGCGGTCACGGCCTCCGGGTCCGGCGGCCCTGCTGGCTGA
- a CDS encoding YgaP family membrane protein: MVNEAGWDRVARIVVGVVLLVVGFGVLDGTVGIVVGVVALVPLLTGLIGWCPLYSVFGIRTNKGDRRADAR; the protein is encoded by the coding sequence ATGGTGAACGAAGCTGGTTGGGACCGTGTGGCCCGGATCGTGGTCGGTGTGGTGCTTCTCGTCGTCGGGTTCGGCGTGCTCGACGGCACGGTCGGCATCGTGGTGGGTGTCGTGGCCCTCGTGCCGTTGCTCACCGGGCTGATCGGCTGGTGCCCGCTGTACTCGGTGTTCGGCATCCGCACCAACAAGGGCGATCGCCGCGCCGACGCCCGCTGA
- a CDS encoding SDR family NAD(P)-dependent oxidoreductase: MTETTSAGAGVGPLLQGRVALVTGGGGAIGAASAQVLAAHGADVAVVDVVAERVDEAVEGIERQGGRGLGIVADLTEAGAVEDAVERVRAELGPIEVLVNAVGEHLRLSGPFEESDEAGWDALYRVNLLPVMRASRAVIAEMKERGWGRIVNFSSVEGLRAMPHAAPYTAFKAAVDGFTKSLAVEVAGAGVRVNAIAVDKTRAHQVGFYDLGEEYDPHVPVWVPAGRYGEGADVANVVLFLASDLCSWVVGETIAADGGTLRAGGWYRTPVKWTNSPLLVQWCEDDPEINAARPRPVQ; encoded by the coding sequence GTGACCGAGACGACGAGCGCGGGAGCGGGCGTGGGCCCGCTCCTGCAGGGGCGGGTGGCACTGGTGACCGGCGGCGGCGGCGCCATCGGGGCGGCCAGCGCCCAGGTGTTGGCCGCCCACGGAGCGGACGTCGCCGTGGTGGACGTGGTGGCCGAGCGGGTCGACGAGGCCGTGGAGGGGATCGAGCGCCAGGGCGGCCGCGGTCTCGGCATCGTGGCCGACCTCACCGAGGCCGGCGCAGTGGAGGACGCGGTCGAGCGGGTGCGAGCCGAGCTCGGTCCCATCGAGGTGCTCGTCAACGCCGTGGGCGAGCACCTGCGGCTGTCGGGCCCGTTCGAGGAGTCCGACGAAGCGGGCTGGGACGCCCTCTACCGGGTCAACCTGCTGCCGGTCATGCGGGCCAGTCGGGCCGTCATCGCCGAGATGAAGGAACGGGGGTGGGGTCGCATCGTGAACTTCTCGTCCGTCGAGGGGCTGCGGGCCATGCCCCACGCTGCGCCCTACACGGCGTTCAAGGCCGCCGTCGACGGCTTCACCAAGAGCCTGGCCGTCGAGGTGGCCGGTGCCGGGGTGCGGGTGAACGCCATCGCCGTCGACAAGACCAGGGCCCATCAGGTCGGCTTCTACGACCTCGGCGAGGAGTACGACCCGCACGTCCCGGTCTGGGTCCCGGCCGGCCGCTACGGCGAGGGAGCCGACGTGGCCAACGTGGTGCTGTTCCTCGCCAGCGACCTGTGCTCGTGGGTGGTGGGCGAGACGATCGCCGCCGACGGCGGCACCCTCCGCGCCGGCGGCTGGTACCGGACGCCGGTCAAGTGGACCAACTCGCCGTTGCTGGTGCAGTGGTGCGAGGACGATCCCGAGATCAACGCCGCCCGCCCCCGGCCGGTGCAGTGA